TTCATAAGATCATCTTCTGATGCCTGCAGAATTGGAAGTCTTATTCGAATTTGACCATTAAAACCACGATTCCGCTCTGGGCAGAAAACAATGTAGTTGGAGTTGTCTAATTGGTTAGTGCTTTGCACACGATAGAGGGGCTGACCAGCAGCATAACCACCAAGAAGCTGGTATGATCTTTCCGATTGATCCATTGTAATGCATAAATCCTCAGTACCTACAAACATATCCCCATTAGGTAGATGAAAATTTAGGGACATCTACCCAAAAGGAACAaggaaattgaacaaaaaaagTTTTCTATACATAAAGATTATTTGGTTATCGGCAGCAATTTACATTAAATCTAAAACATAGGAATGTGTACAGCAGAACGTTGTGAATAAATGAGGTACATAACATAATGGAAGGGACTTCTGTctagtgttaaaaaaaaaatactataccTCAATTAGTGTTATTTTTTGTCATTATAAGTCAATGAATAtcgtcaaatttgaaaaataaaaaggacgtatttacaaagaaaaaaaaataaagggacgtatttaaaaaaaaataaagggagAAAAACATAGCtttcaatttttggattagACTTACAGGCAGCGAGCTCTAACTGAGTTTGGTAGATAAAATCCAATACTCCAGATATGTCTTTCTCAAACATATGAAACGGTCCATCCTCGAAGTTCATTTTTCTCAGCTTACACAGTCCCTCTCCCAACTCCATCATAGCTCCCCTGTGGTTCtaagaaagggaaaaattttTTGTTGAGTAATTTATTAAATGAAGAAATTTGCATTACCTTAAAGTATTGTATTTAATATCTCAATTGTACTTTCCTACTATTCAATTTGAGAAGAAGTacataacaaaatgacaaacaAATACTATTAGAATGAGTTGAACTCAGCAAATTGTACATTAGAGTCAATCTTAACTGCCGAATTCCACATGTCAAAATAGtagtcattttttttcttaataatacCATATTTGTAGTAATCATCACAATTTATTGTGTTGATTTCTCATTTAAGAACATACAGAGTGTAGCaataattgttaaatattaccTGATTAAAAAGATGATGGAAACCTACAGCACATTGCAAAATGCCATGCACAAGAGTTCTGGTGGGCTCTTGGGACTTGTTCCAAAGGGATTCAAGAACATCATGGCATCTATAATATTCCTTCTTGTTGAAGAGCTCAACTGCTTCTTGAAAGCTACAACAATcaacatcttcttcttcttcttcagtgGTAAATCTTCCCCAAGATGAATACCGATAAGATGCAGTTTTGTGATGTGAAAACAGCATATTTTCATGCTGACAATTAGTAGTAacttttttgttgaaaaatgaaGTACTGGGATTAGGGCAAAGAGTTGGTTTGGTTGGTGATGAAAAGGAGGAGGATGGACTAGTGAATGATGGTAGAGAGGTTGAAAGAATTGCCATTTGCTATTGTGGCTGAGGAGGAGTAATTCTTACTCCTTTTCTTTGATTTGTTCCTATAGGTTTTGCATTGCCTTGAATGAGTTCTGGTGGTGGAGATTCCAGCTGGGCTGGCCTAAGATATTTCTGAAATGTTGTAATTTAGTTAGTCATTTCTAGTATTTTGGTCTTTGGAAAAAAACACACTTATAGTCCTTCACGTCTGAGATTTCTACGTTTTTTGTCTTGCATGTTTTATGCATTGGATACTTTGATCCCTAACATTTTCAAAAGCATAGCATTTCAGTCTTAAACTCATTTCCTTTATTGTACTTGCACATTATTCGACAAATATTTCAGGGTAAAGAGGGAAATATAATAAGGATGATATTTTTGGTTCACTTTTTTAATTCTATCCTTAAATATTAGTCATGCGATGTGAGcgagtgcttttttttttttggatacaaGGCTCTAATAAATTGTCTAATTATATACACTTTAAAGTTAAACCAACAAATGTAACACTATTGTCAGTACTATTGAGTTATCATATTGTTAAAATTTTTTCACATTCCAATGGAGTATCTTGGCCAATCTCTAACActcaaaatttggaatttttccaaattccaAGTTCCAATTTCTGACACTCAAAATTCAAATGGAAGGATCaatagtttcttttttctttttggggttaattccactttatcccccaaactttggacgattacccactttagttcttaaacttcaaaatgagacacttaagtccctaaacttataaatacctcccaattAAGAAAAATTGTTAACAGAACCTTGAATGCCgtggtggtcgaagtgtcccattttataagagtttagggatttaagtgtcccattttataagtttagggacttaagtgtccaaATTTATAAGTTTTAGGGACTCAAAtgtcccattttgaaatttagggactaaagtagataatcgtccaaagtttaaGGGAACAAAGTAAAATTAACCCTTTCTTTTGGATAATCAATGTTTGACAATTGTTAAATAACCCAGCTTATACTTTTCAAGCCAAAAATGGTGAGTCTTGATTATCAAAGAAAACAAGGGACTGAAATACATCACATTTTGAAAATGAGGGACCAAAATTGGTAATCTCACAGTGTAAGGTGCCATCTTCCCTTCAACTCTTACCCAATTGAAAATACATCTCCACACAAGTTCATCAACAGCCCCCGAAAAAACCATtacagaaaataaaataaaataaaacaaaatcataaacaacccaagcaaaaaaaaaaaaaaaaaaaggggggggggggactcTCCCATTTGCCATTTGCCAT
The Coffea arabica cultivar ET-39 chromosome 6c, Coffea Arabica ET-39 HiFi, whole genome shotgun sequence genome window above contains:
- the LOC113692517 gene encoding uncharacterized protein, whose translation is MAILSTSLPSFTSPSSSFSSPTKPTLCPNPSTSFFNKKVTTNCQHENMLFSHHKTASYRYSSWGRFTTEEEEEDVDCCSFQEAVELFNKKEYYRCHDVLESLWNKSQEPTRTLVHGILQCAVGFHHLFNQNHRGAMMELGEGLCKLRKMNFEDGPFHMFEKDISGVLDFIYQTQLELAACTEDLCITMDQSERSYQLLGGYAAGQPLYRVQSTNQLDNSNYIVFCPERNRGFNGQIRIRLPILQASEDDLMNLDTNY